One Actinomadura viridis genomic region harbors:
- a CDS encoding NAD(P)-dependent oxidoreductase, which produces MTAPWRILTLAPLGEDLLRQLFAPLADAIRLDFPATRDRAGLHAALPEAELIIGDFTGKLGLDAEAVALARRAAFVQMPSVGTDSVDGAALAAAGVPLANTAGANARAVAEWAVGAAFALCRHLAWGDRRVREGGWPQMELLARGTREIHTQRVGVLGYGAIGEEVARLFGALGCAVSYWSRRRRPEASAIYRELDDLLAVSDILVVALPLTPETAGLLDQERLGLLPDGALLVNVARGGIAPDGAVLAALESGRLAGAALDVFEEEPPPAGHPLRAHEDVLLSPHAAGGTGQAQINIISAVRDNIEAAVLGRPVTNVVNGVNPQIRRR; this is translated from the coding sequence ATGACGGCACCCTGGCGGATCCTGACCCTGGCCCCGCTCGGGGAGGACCTGCTGCGGCAGCTGTTCGCGCCGCTGGCCGACGCGATCCGGCTGGACTTCCCCGCCACCCGCGACCGGGCCGGGCTGCACGCCGCACTCCCCGAGGCCGAACTGATCATCGGCGACTTCACCGGGAAGCTGGGGCTGGACGCCGAGGCCGTGGCGCTCGCCCGGCGGGCCGCGTTCGTCCAGATGCCGAGCGTGGGGACCGACAGCGTCGACGGCGCGGCCCTGGCCGCGGCCGGCGTCCCGCTGGCCAACACGGCCGGGGCCAACGCCCGCGCGGTGGCGGAGTGGGCGGTCGGCGCCGCCTTCGCCCTCTGCCGCCACCTGGCCTGGGGCGACCGCCGCGTACGGGAGGGCGGCTGGCCGCAGATGGAGCTGCTCGCCCGAGGCACCCGCGAGATCCACACCCAGCGGGTCGGCGTCCTCGGATACGGCGCGATCGGCGAGGAGGTCGCCCGGCTGTTCGGCGCCCTCGGATGCGCGGTGTCGTACTGGTCGCGGCGCCGCCGTCCCGAGGCGTCCGCGATCTACCGCGAGCTGGACGACCTCCTCGCGGTCTCCGACATCCTCGTCGTGGCCCTCCCGCTGACCCCCGAGACGGCGGGGCTGCTGGACCAGGAGCGGCTCGGCCTGCTGCCCGACGGCGCGCTGCTGGTGAACGTCGCGCGCGGCGGGATCGCCCCCGACGGCGCGGTGCTGGCGGCGCTGGAGTCGGGACGGCTGGCGGGGGCCGCGCTCGACGTCTTCGAGGAGGAGCCGCCCCCGGCCGGCCATCCGCTGCGCGCGCACGAGGACGTCCTGCTGTCGCCGCATGCCGCGGGCGGGACCGGGCAGGCGCAGATCAACATCATCTCGGCGGTGCGGGACAACATCGAGGCGGCGGTGCTGGGGCGTCCAGTGACAAACGTGGTGAACGGGGTAAACCCGCAGATCAGGCGGCGCTGA
- a CDS encoding 5-formyltetrahydrofolate cyclo-ligase, whose translation MSEDHTVQHIGSKSALRAESLARRAAMDPRDRAAAARRLRDALLGVPELEMAGTVAAYVSVGTEPDTRGLLFALWKRGAYVLLPRLLPDGDLDWASYEGPDSLAPGPRGLLEPTEPPRGVEAVASADVVLAPALAVDRKGVRLGRGGGSYDRALARVGPAILTVGLLYDGELVGELPAEAHDRHVRAAVTPSEGFVRLA comes from the coding sequence ATGTCGGAGGACCACACCGTGCAGCACATCGGCTCTAAAAGCGCCCTCCGCGCGGAATCGCTGGCCAGGAGGGCCGCGATGGATCCGCGGGACCGGGCGGCGGCCGCGCGGCGGCTGCGCGACGCGCTGCTGGGCGTGCCGGAGCTGGAGATGGCCGGGACCGTCGCGGCGTACGTGTCGGTCGGCACCGAGCCGGACACCCGCGGGCTGCTGTTCGCGCTGTGGAAGCGAGGGGCGTACGTGCTGCTCCCGCGCCTGCTGCCGGACGGCGACCTGGACTGGGCGTCGTACGAGGGCCCCGACTCGCTGGCGCCGGGGCCGCGGGGCCTGCTGGAGCCGACCGAGCCTCCGCGCGGAGTGGAGGCGGTGGCGAGCGCGGACGTGGTGCTCGCGCCCGCGCTGGCGGTCGACCGCAAGGGGGTCCGGCTGGGACGGGGCGGCGGTTCCTACGACCGCGCGCTGGCCAGGGTCGGCCCGGCGATCCTCACCGTCGGCCTCCTCTACGACGGGGAGCTGGTCGGCGAGCTGCCCGCCGAGGCGCACGACCGGCACGTCCGGGCGGCGGTGACGCCGTCGGAGGGCTTCGTCCGGCTGGCCTGA
- the galU gene encoding UTP--glucose-1-phosphate uridylyltransferase GalU, protein MTDFEPVLKAVVPAAGLGTRFLPATKATPKEMLPIVDKPAIQYVVEEAVAAGLTDVLMITGRSKRSIEDHFDRAYELEEALRAKGDEERLGAVRESSELAIMHYVRQGEPRGLGHAVHCARQHVGDEPFAVLLGDDMIDARDRLLTRMIDVRRRNGGSVVALMEVEPDQVSAYGCAAIEATDEDDVVRITDLVEKPPAEEAPSNWIIIGRYVCDPAVFDVLEKTPPGRGGEIQLTDALRTLADMPVEQGGTVYGVKFRGRRYDTGNKLEYLRTVVQFASERPDLAPEFMPWLREFVRRHDGDGAGA, encoded by the coding sequence ATGACCGACTTTGAACCTGTCCTCAAGGCGGTCGTCCCGGCGGCCGGCCTCGGTACCCGATTCTTGCCCGCCACCAAGGCGACTCCCAAGGAAATGCTGCCCATCGTCGACAAACCGGCGATCCAGTACGTCGTCGAGGAGGCGGTCGCGGCCGGGCTCACCGACGTCCTGATGATCACGGGGCGCAGCAAGCGGTCCATCGAGGACCACTTCGACCGGGCCTACGAGCTGGAGGAGGCGCTGCGCGCCAAGGGCGACGAGGAGCGCCTGGGCGCCGTCCGCGAGTCCAGCGAACTGGCGATCATGCACTACGTCCGGCAGGGCGAGCCGCGCGGCCTCGGGCACGCGGTGCACTGCGCCCGCCAGCACGTGGGCGACGAGCCCTTCGCGGTGCTGCTCGGCGACGACATGATCGACGCCCGGGACCGGCTGCTCACCCGGATGATCGACGTACGGCGGCGCAACGGCGGCAGCGTCGTGGCCCTGATGGAGGTCGAGCCCGACCAGGTCTCGGCCTACGGCTGCGCCGCCATCGAGGCGACCGACGAGGACGACGTCGTCCGGATCACCGACCTGGTGGAGAAGCCCCCCGCCGAGGAGGCCCCCAGCAACTGGATCATCATCGGCCGGTACGTCTGCGACCCCGCGGTGTTCGACGTCCTGGAGAAGACCCCGCCGGGACGCGGCGGCGAGATCCAGCTGACCGACGCGCTGCGCACCCTCGCCGACATGCCGGTCGAGCAGGGCGGCACGGTGTACGGGGTGAAGTTCCGGGGCCGCCGCTACGACACCGGCAACAAGCTGGAGTACCTGCGGACGGTCGTGCAGTTCGCCTCCGAGCGGCCCGACCTGGCGCCCGAGTTCATGCCGTGGCTGCGGGAGTTCGTGCGGCGCCACGACGGCGACGGCGCCGGGGCGTAA
- the glp gene encoding gephyrin-like molybdotransferase Glp → MRTVDEHLAGILRAVPLLPPLELALLEAEGAVLAEPVEAPVPLPPFDNSAMDGYAVVAADVAAAGETEPVVLPVIGDIAAGDPAVSAIRPGLAARIMTGAPMPAGADAVIPVEWTDGGTASVRITRPAPPGHYIRRAGEDVLAGQVVAEPGLRLRAAQLGMLAAVGRARVMVRPRPRVVVLSTGTELREPGAPLAPGQIWESNSFMLTAAVIEAGAVGYRQATVGDEPEKVWETVQDQLGRADAIITSGGVSMGARDVVKEVFSAFGAAGGRGPDAGAGGAAGAAGPGWVEFSKVAMRPGKPQGFGLLHGTPIFTLPGNPVSAYVSFQVFVRPALRAMQGLPPDPLPTVGAVLTEDLKSPAGLRHFVRGRLSSGRGFFSVTPAERQGSHQLGSLSSADALIVLREDDEAIPAGSHVDVLRLPS, encoded by the coding sequence ATGAGAACGGTCGACGAGCACCTGGCGGGCATCCTGCGCGCCGTACCGCTGCTGCCCCCGCTGGAACTGGCGCTCCTGGAGGCCGAGGGCGCGGTCCTGGCCGAACCGGTCGAGGCGCCGGTGCCGCTGCCGCCCTTCGACAACTCCGCCATGGACGGGTACGCGGTCGTGGCGGCGGACGTGGCGGCGGCCGGTGAGACCGAGCCGGTGGTCCTGCCCGTCATCGGCGACATCGCGGCCGGCGACCCGGCGGTGTCGGCGATCCGGCCCGGCCTGGCCGCGCGGATCATGACGGGCGCGCCGATGCCCGCCGGGGCCGACGCGGTCATCCCGGTGGAGTGGACCGACGGCGGCACCGCGTCGGTGCGCATCACCCGTCCCGCGCCGCCCGGCCACTACATCCGGCGGGCCGGTGAGGACGTCCTGGCCGGTCAGGTGGTCGCCGAACCGGGCCTGCGGCTGCGCGCCGCGCAGCTGGGCATGCTCGCCGCGGTCGGCCGGGCCCGGGTCATGGTACGGCCCAGGCCCCGCGTGGTCGTGCTGTCCACCGGCACCGAGCTGCGCGAGCCCGGCGCGCCCCTGGCGCCCGGCCAGATCTGGGAGTCCAACAGCTTCATGCTCACCGCCGCCGTGATCGAGGCCGGGGCGGTCGGCTACCGGCAGGCCACGGTCGGGGACGAGCCGGAGAAGGTCTGGGAGACCGTCCAGGACCAGCTCGGCCGCGCCGACGCCATCATCACCTCCGGTGGTGTCTCGATGGGCGCCCGCGACGTGGTCAAGGAGGTCTTCTCCGCGTTCGGAGCGGCCGGGGGACGCGGCCCGGACGCCGGTGCCGGGGGCGCGGCCGGTGCCGCGGGCCCCGGCTGGGTGGAGTTCAGCAAGGTCGCGATGCGGCCCGGCAAGCCGCAGGGGTTCGGCCTGCTCCACGGCACGCCGATCTTCACGCTGCCGGGCAACCCGGTGAGCGCCTACGTGTCGTTCCAGGTGTTCGTCCGGCCCGCGCTGCGCGCCATGCAGGGGCTGCCGCCCGACCCCCTGCCCACGGTCGGGGCCGTGCTCACCGAGGACCTCAAGTCCCCGGCGGGCCTGCGCCACTTCGTCCGCGGTCGGCTGTCGTCCGGCCGCGGCTTCTTCTCCGTGACCCCGGCCGAGCGGCAGGGCTCGCACCAGCTGGGGTCGCTGTCGTCCGCCGACGCGCTCATCGTCCTGCGCGAGGACGACGAGGCGATCCCCGCGGGTTCCCACGTCGATGTCCTGAGGTTGCCGTCATGA
- the moaC gene encoding cyclic pyranopterin monophosphate synthase MoaC, translated as MSTGPEFTHLDATGAARMVDVSAKDVSVRTATATGFVRLSAATVAALRLGEVPKGDALAVARIAGIMAAKRTPDLVPLCHPIALHGVEVTLEVRDAGVAVTAQVRTADRTGVEMEALTSVTVAALALIDMVKAIDPAAVVTDVRVEEKTGGKTGLWRRDADG; from the coding sequence ATGAGCACCGGTCCGGAGTTCACCCATCTCGACGCCACGGGCGCGGCCCGGATGGTCGACGTCTCGGCCAAGGACGTCTCCGTGCGCACGGCGACCGCGACCGGCTTCGTCCGGCTGTCCGCCGCCACCGTGGCGGCGCTGCGCTTGGGCGAGGTCCCCAAGGGCGACGCGCTCGCGGTGGCCCGGATCGCCGGGATCATGGCCGCCAAGCGCACCCCCGACCTCGTACCGCTGTGCCACCCCATCGCCCTGCACGGCGTCGAGGTCACGCTGGAGGTCCGGGACGCCGGGGTGGCCGTCACCGCCCAGGTCCGCACCGCCGACCGCACCGGGGTGGAGATGGAGGCCCTGACCTCGGTGACGGTGGCCGCGCTGGCGCTGATCGACATGGTCAAGGCGATCGACCCGGCCGCCGTCGTCACCGACGTCCGGGTCGAGGAGAAGACCGGGGGCAAGACCGGCCTCTGGCGCCGCGACGCGGACGGGTGA
- a CDS encoding MogA/MoaB family molybdenum cofactor biosynthesis protein, whose amino-acid sequence MIRAMAVTVSNRAAAGIYPDRSGPVLVEMLEDLGVQVDGPVVVPDGEPVAEVLRDAVAQGYDVVVTSGGTGLTPTDRTPEMTRSVLEREIPGIAEAIRLEGREAVPTAILSRGLAGVAGRTLIVNLPGSTGGVRDGMAVLGRVLAHAVDQIGGGDHPRPDAGEG is encoded by the coding sequence ATGATCCGGGCGATGGCGGTCACGGTCTCGAACCGGGCGGCGGCCGGGATCTACCCCGACAGGTCGGGCCCCGTGCTGGTGGAGATGCTGGAGGACCTGGGCGTCCAGGTGGACGGCCCGGTGGTCGTCCCGGACGGGGAGCCGGTCGCCGAGGTGCTCCGCGACGCCGTGGCCCAGGGGTACGACGTGGTCGTGACCTCGGGCGGGACGGGCCTCACCCCGACCGACCGGACGCCGGAGATGACCCGGTCCGTCCTGGAACGCGAGATCCCCGGGATCGCGGAGGCGATCCGGCTGGAGGGCCGGGAGGCGGTGCCCACCGCGATCCTGTCCCGGGGGCTCGCCGGGGTCGCCGGCCGAACGCTCATCGTCAACCTGCCCGGCTCGACCGGCGGTGTCCGGGACGGGATGGCGGTGCTGGGCCGCGTGCTCGCCCACGCCGTCGACCAGATCGGCGGCGGCGACCACCCGCGGCCCGACGCGGGCGAGGGCTGA
- a CDS encoding gluconokinase — MPRTPPDVIVVTGVSGSGKTTVGERLAERLGWDYAEADAFHSPANIEKMSAGIPLTDEDRLPWLRAIAGWIGERIERGAPGVATCSALKRSYRDLLAAGRPGVRLVFLDGDRDLIAGRMADRSGHFFRPAMLDSQFRDLERPGPDEGVLIVPIGGSPDEIVTRVLDDLGLVPGPSPGPSPGSGSG, encoded by the coding sequence ATGCCCCGGACTCCCCCGGACGTCATCGTGGTCACCGGCGTGTCCGGCAGCGGCAAGACGACCGTCGGGGAGCGCCTGGCCGAGCGGCTGGGCTGGGACTACGCCGAGGCCGACGCGTTCCACTCGCCCGCCAACATCGAGAAGATGAGCGCCGGGATCCCGCTCACCGACGAGGACCGCCTCCCCTGGCTGCGCGCCATCGCCGGCTGGATCGGCGAGCGGATCGAGCGCGGGGCGCCCGGCGTGGCGACCTGCTCGGCGCTCAAGCGGTCCTACCGCGACCTGCTGGCCGCCGGCCGGCCCGGCGTCCGGCTGGTCTTCCTGGACGGCGACCGGGACCTGATCGCCGGCCGCATGGCGGACCGTTCCGGGCATTTCTTCCGGCCCGCGATGCTGGACAGCCAGTTCCGCGACCTGGAGCGTCCGGGACCGGACGAGGGGGTTCTGATCGTCCCGATCGGCGGCTCCCCGGACGAGATCGTCACCCGCGTCCTGGACGACCTGGGACTCGTCCCGGGTCCCAGCCCTGGCCCCAGCCCCGGCTCCGGCTCCGGCTGA
- a CDS encoding isochorismatase family protein — translation MGKALIIVDVQNDFCEGGSLAVGGGAGVATAISGHVAANGPSYRHIVATRDFHLDPGAHFSEAPDYVDTWPPHCVIGTPGADFHPNLTLAPIEVVFSKGRRAAAYSGFEGVSDRDVPLGEWLRERGVDAVDVVGIATDHCVRATAVDAARAGLDTTVLLDLTAGVAEETTARALDELKAEGVTLSGAPVLTG, via the coding sequence ATGGGCAAGGCTCTGATCATCGTGGACGTGCAGAACGACTTCTGTGAGGGCGGTTCGCTGGCCGTCGGCGGCGGCGCCGGCGTGGCGACCGCGATCTCCGGACACGTGGCGGCGAACGGGCCGTCGTACCGGCACATCGTCGCCACCCGCGACTTCCATCTCGACCCGGGGGCGCACTTCTCCGAGGCGCCCGACTACGTGGACACCTGGCCGCCGCACTGCGTCATCGGCACACCGGGCGCCGACTTCCACCCCAACCTGACGCTGGCCCCGATCGAGGTGGTCTTCAGCAAGGGCCGGCGGGCCGCCGCCTACAGCGGTTTCGAGGGCGTCTCGGACCGGGACGTGCCGCTGGGCGAGTGGCTGCGCGAGCGCGGCGTGGACGCCGTCGACGTCGTCGGGATCGCCACCGACCACTGCGTGCGCGCCACGGCGGTGGACGCCGCCCGCGCCGGGCTGGACACCACCGTCCTGCTCGACCTCACCGCGGGCGTGGCCGAGGAGACCACCGCCCGCGCCCTGGACGAGCTGAAGGCCGAGGGCGTCACCCTCTCGGGCGCCCCCGTCCTGACCGGCTGA
- a CDS encoding helix-turn-helix domain-containing protein, whose protein sequence is MSRKDAADPRSSMWGLIGFYLRFLRTSKGLTGPDAAKIAGCAPSTISRIETGEQRMSDKHAERLDKAWKTGGLFGLLIYYARRASDPDWFESFLAQEQEANRIRMFAGQHVPGLLQTPDYARALLDAGRAKDKEASHKRRMARQKVLDRANPPELWVLLAQNVLEWPVGGRDVHRGQLALLLKLSELPHVSIRIVPTTAGANEGLDGPFMILTGGNDELAFVEAPNAGRLVSEVDEVRDFLTRFDRIGMLALPIGASRELIKKIMEQMT, encoded by the coding sequence ATGAGCCGGAAGGACGCCGCTGACCCGAGATCTTCCATGTGGGGGCTCATTGGCTTCTACCTGCGATTTCTTCGTACATCAAAGGGGCTCACCGGACCGGACGCCGCCAAGATCGCGGGCTGTGCGCCCTCCACCATTTCCCGGATCGAGACCGGCGAGCAGAGAATGTCCGACAAGCACGCCGAGCGGCTCGACAAGGCGTGGAAGACGGGCGGCCTGTTCGGGCTCTTGATCTACTACGCCCGCAGAGCCAGTGATCCCGACTGGTTCGAGTCGTTCCTCGCCCAGGAGCAGGAGGCGAACCGGATCAGGATGTTCGCGGGTCAGCACGTGCCCGGATTGCTTCAGACGCCCGATTATGCGCGGGCCTTGCTCGACGCCGGGCGTGCGAAGGACAAGGAGGCATCTCACAAACGCCGCATGGCCAGACAGAAAGTGTTGGACAGGGCAAACCCTCCCGAACTCTGGGTGCTCCTCGCACAAAACGTGCTTGAGTGGCCGGTCGGAGGGCGTGACGTCCACAGAGGACAACTCGCCTTGTTGCTGAAACTTTCGGAACTTCCGCACGTGAGCATCCGTATAGTGCCGACCACGGCCGGCGCCAACGAGGGACTCGACGGACCGTTCATGATCCTCACGGGCGGGAACGATGAGCTGGCGTTCGTCGAGGCGCCCAACGCGGGAAGGCTGGTCTCGGAGGTGGATGAGGTGAGAGACTTCCTGACCAGATTCGACAGGATAGGGATGCTCGCCCTTCCCATCGGAGCGTCCCGTGAGTTGATCAAAAAGATCATGGAGCAGATGACGTGA
- a CDS encoding DUF397 domain-containing protein — MSPAWRKSSRSTGGTGGECVELADLEVGVGLRDSKAPEAGHLVLAPETFAGLMDQIKAGELNL, encoded by the coding sequence ATGTCCCCCGCATGGCGTAAGAGCAGCCGATCCACGGGCGGTACCGGCGGTGAGTGCGTGGAACTGGCCGACCTGGAGGTCGGTGTCGGCCTGCGGGACAGCAAGGCGCCCGAAGCGGGGCACCTGGTCCTCGCCCCCGAGACCTTCGCCGGTCTGATGGATCAGATCAAGGCCGGAGAGTTGAACCTGTAG
- a CDS encoding nicotinate phosphoribosyltransferase produces the protein MVHTGGLRVPLVELGDSTALLTDQYELTMLQAALKSGTADRRAVFEVFARQLPAGRRYGVVAGTGRLLDAIDAFTFDTPALDFLTSRGVVDEPTAEWLEKFRFNGDIWGYAEGDCYFPESPILAVEGTFAEAVLLETVVLSILNHDCAIASAASRMAQAAQGRPLIEMGSRRTHEMAAVAAARAAYIAGFATTSNLEAGRRYSVPTAGTSAHAFTLLHDSERHAFQAQLASLGEGTTLLVDTYDVERAVRTAVEIAGPSLGAVRIDSGDLGLTARRVRDQLDSLGAHGTRVVVTGDLDEYGIAALAAAPVDGYGVGTSLVTGSGAPTASLVYKLVARADGPGKNAPMRPVAKRSTGKPTRGGRKSALRRLDAHGTAYAEVITTAVPEPGPRDRVLQVPLVRGGEVVGRESLDRARERHVRSMRELPPTALQLSKGAPAVPTEFVDGGPRLL, from the coding sequence ATGGTGCACACAGGGGGCCTTAGGGTTCCACTCGTGGAACTTGGCGACAGCACTGCACTCCTGACCGACCAGTATGAGCTGACGATGTTGCAGGCGGCCCTGAAGAGCGGCACCGCCGACCGGCGCGCGGTCTTCGAGGTCTTCGCCCGGCAGCTCCCGGCCGGGCGGCGGTACGGGGTCGTCGCCGGCACGGGGCGGCTGCTCGATGCGATCGACGCCTTCACCTTCGATACCCCGGCGCTCGACTTCCTCACCTCTCGCGGGGTGGTGGACGAGCCCACGGCCGAATGGCTGGAGAAGTTCCGCTTCAACGGTGACATCTGGGGCTACGCCGAGGGCGACTGCTATTTTCCGGAATCGCCGATCCTGGCGGTGGAAGGCACGTTCGCCGAGGCCGTCCTGCTGGAGACGGTGGTCCTGTCCATCCTCAACCACGACTGCGCGATCGCCTCGGCGGCGTCCCGGATGGCGCAGGCCGCCCAGGGCCGGCCGCTGATCGAGATGGGGTCCCGCCGCACGCACGAGATGGCCGCGGTCGCCGCCGCGCGCGCCGCGTACATCGCCGGGTTCGCCACCACCTCCAACCTGGAGGCCGGCCGCCGGTACTCCGTCCCCACCGCCGGGACCAGCGCGCACGCGTTCACCCTGCTGCACGACAGCGAGCGGCACGCGTTCCAGGCCCAGCTCGCCTCCCTCGGCGAGGGCACGACGCTCCTGGTGGACACCTACGACGTCGAGCGCGCCGTGCGCACCGCCGTGGAGATCGCGGGCCCGTCCCTGGGCGCCGTGCGGATCGACAGCGGCGACCTGGGGCTGACCGCCCGGCGGGTCCGGGACCAGCTCGACTCGCTCGGCGCGCACGGCACCCGGGTGGTGGTGACCGGCGACCTGGACGAGTACGGCATCGCGGCCCTGGCCGCCGCGCCGGTGGACGGGTACGGCGTCGGCACCTCCCTGGTCACCGGTTCGGGCGCCCCCACCGCCTCGCTGGTCTACAAGCTCGTCGCGCGCGCCGACGGCCCGGGGAAGAACGCGCCGATGCGTCCCGTCGCCAAGCGTTCCACGGGCAAGCCGACCCGTGGCGGGCGCAAGTCGGCGCTGCGCCGCCTGGACGCCCACGGCACCGCGTACGCCGAGGTGATCACGACGGCGGTGCCCGAGCCGGGCCCGCGCGACCGCGTCCTGCAGGTCCCGCTGGTCCGCGGCGGCGAGGTGGTCGGCCGCGAAAGCCTCGACCGGGCCCGGGAACGGCACGTGCGCAGCATGCGGGAACTGCCGCCGACCGCGCTCCAGCTCTCCAAGGGCGCCCCCGCCGTCCCGACCGAGTTCGTCGACGGCGGCCCCCGCCTCCTCTGA
- the clpS gene encoding ATP-dependent Clp protease adapter ClpS translates to MSTAPAPVELERPDVGEDQSADRPWLAIVWNDPINLMSYVTYVFQTVFGYPKTKAEKLMLDVHHKGRAVVANGTREEMERDVEILHSYGLWATVKRDD, encoded by the coding sequence ATGAGCACCGCGCCCGCCCCGGTCGAGCTGGAACGGCCCGACGTGGGAGAGGACCAGAGCGCCGACCGGCCGTGGCTGGCGATCGTCTGGAACGACCCGATCAACCTGATGTCCTACGTCACGTACGTGTTCCAGACCGTCTTCGGCTACCCCAAGACCAAGGCCGAGAAGCTCATGCTGGACGTCCACCACAAGGGACGCGCCGTCGTGGCCAACGGGACGCGCGAGGAGATGGAGCGCGATGTCGAGATCCTCCACTCCTATGGTCTGTGGGCGACCGTCAAACGGGACGACTGA
- a CDS encoding DUF2017 domain-containing protein: MSTVEKLEKGVLVRLEAEEAALVRALMEQLLELLGEGPDKGGELAALGITEQAAKPEDPVLARLFPDAYREDGEAAGEFRRYTEMGLRDGKREAATTVLESLGDLRRATAEGVTVELDEERVQTWLRALNDVRLALGTRLDISEEWYEEAARLDPRDPRTAMFAAYDWLTMLQESLVRAIW, from the coding sequence ATGAGCACTGTCGAGAAGCTGGAGAAGGGCGTCCTCGTCCGCCTGGAGGCCGAGGAGGCCGCGCTGGTCCGCGCCCTCATGGAGCAGCTGCTGGAGCTCCTGGGCGAGGGTCCCGACAAGGGCGGCGAGCTCGCCGCGCTGGGCATCACCGAACAGGCGGCCAAGCCCGAGGACCCGGTGCTCGCGCGGCTGTTCCCCGACGCCTACCGCGAGGACGGGGAGGCGGCCGGGGAGTTCCGCCGCTACACGGAGATGGGCCTGCGCGACGGCAAGCGCGAGGCCGCGACCACCGTCCTGGAATCGCTGGGCGACCTGCGGAGGGCGACCGCCGAGGGCGTGACGGTGGAGCTCGACGAGGAACGGGTCCAGACGTGGCTGCGGGCGCTCAACGACGTGCGGCTGGCGCTGGGCACCCGGCTGGACATCTCGGAGGAGTGGTACGAGGAGGCCGCCCGGCTGGATCCGCGCGATCCGCGGACCGCCATGTTCGCCGCCTACGACTGGCTGACCATGCTGCAGGAGAGCCTCGTCCGCGCGATCTGGTGA
- a CDS encoding Mov34/MPN/PAD-1 family protein, translating to MLTIERALVDKIVAHARADHPDEACGVIAGPIGSDRPVRYVAMVNAERSPTFYRFDSLEQLKVWREMDDRDEEPVVIYHSHTSTEAYPSRTDISYAAEPGAHYVLVSTRDPEEVEFRSFRILDGEVTEEEVTVVDTYE from the coding sequence ATGCTGACGATCGAGCGTGCCCTCGTAGACAAGATCGTCGCGCATGCGCGCGCCGACCACCCCGACGAGGCCTGCGGCGTGATCGCCGGGCCGATCGGGTCCGACCGCCCGGTGCGGTACGTCGCGATGGTCAACGCGGAGCGTTCCCCGACCTTCTACCGCTTCGACTCCCTCGAGCAGCTGAAGGTCTGGCGGGAGATGGACGACCGTGACGAGGAGCCGGTGGTGATCTACCACTCCCACACGTCCACGGAGGCCTACCCGTCCCGGACCGACATCTCCTACGCGGCCGAGCCCGGCGCGCACTACGTGCTGGTGTCGACCCGCGACCCGGAGGAGGTCGAGTTCCGCTCGTTCCGCATCCTGGACGGCGAGGTGACCGAGGAAGAGGTCACCGTCGTCGACACCTACGAGTGA
- a CDS encoding MoaD family protein, producing the protein MAIEVRIPTILRNLTGGAKAVEGKGGTLDELISDLDVRHPGLRGRLVDDKGLRRFVNVYLNDEDVRFLGGLATELSDGDSVTILPAVAGG; encoded by the coding sequence ATGGCGATCGAGGTCCGGATCCCGACGATCCTGCGCAACCTCACCGGCGGTGCCAAGGCCGTCGAAGGCAAGGGCGGCACGCTCGACGAGCTCATCTCCGACCTGGACGTCCGCCACCCCGGCCTGCGCGGCCGGCTGGTGGACGACAAGGGTCTGCGCAGGTTCGTCAACGTCTACCTGAACGACGAGGACGTGCGCTTCCTGGGCGGCCTGGCGACGGAGCTGTCCGACGGTGACAGCGTCACGATCCTCCCCGCCGTGGCCGGCGGCTGA